In Saccharicrinis fermentans DSM 9555 = JCM 21142, a genomic segment contains:
- a CDS encoding tetratricopeptide repeat protein has protein sequence MRTLLTIIILLCAVTIFAQKERKFIRSGNDEYDNGKFIESEIEYKKALENLKEGESSFEAEFNLGDAYFKQEKFEEALNQFKGINQENLSKEQKAQVQHNMGNAYLAKKDIDNAIHSYKEALKNNPLDDETRYNLIAAMKMKQEQEQNKDQDKDQNKDQNKDQNKDQNKDQDKQNQQKQDSDGDGIPDQKEKEDQNGQQNKNQDTDKDGIPDYQDKDSDNDGIPDKKEAGENPEEPKDSDGDGIPDYRDTDSNNDGTPDSQDQQAQPNDQISKEDAQRILNALNQDEQELQDKMKKIKGEANKNIEKNW, from the coding sequence ATGAGAACTTTATTGACCATTATTATACTATTATGTGCAGTTACAATCTTTGCACAAAAAGAACGTAAGTTTATTCGTAGCGGAAATGATGAATATGACAATGGCAAATTCATTGAATCTGAAATTGAATACAAAAAAGCTTTGGAAAATTTAAAAGAAGGAGAATCCTCTTTTGAAGCAGAATTTAACTTGGGAGATGCCTATTTTAAACAGGAAAAATTCGAGGAGGCTTTGAATCAGTTCAAAGGAATCAATCAGGAAAATTTAAGCAAAGAGCAAAAAGCGCAAGTACAACACAATATGGGCAATGCCTACTTAGCAAAGAAGGATATAGATAATGCCATTCATTCTTACAAGGAAGCTTTAAAAAATAACCCTTTGGATGATGAAACACGATATAACCTGATTGCTGCCATGAAGATGAAACAGGAACAGGAACAAAACAAAGACCAGGATAAAGACCAAAACAAAGATCAGAATAAAGACCAGAACAAAGATCAAAATAAAGACCAGGACAAGCAGAATCAACAAAAACAAGATTCCGATGGAGATGGTATTCCTGACCAGAAAGAAAAAGAGGATCAAAACGGTCAGCAAAATAAAAACCAGGATACGGATAAAGATGGTATACCCGATTATCAGGACAAGGATTCTGATAATGATGGCATACCTGATAAGAAAGAGGCCGGAGAAAATCCAGAAGAACCCAAGGATTCAGATGGGGACGGAATTCCAGATTATAGAGACACCGATTCCAACAATGATGGAACACCAGATAGTCAAGATCAGCAAGCTCAACCGAATGACCAGATATCCAAAGAGGATGCGCAACGAATTTTAAATGCACTAAATCAGGATGAACAGGAATTACAGGATAAGATGAAGAAAATAAAAGGTGAGGCGAACAAAAACATTGAAAAAAACTGGTAA
- a CDS encoding vWA domain-containing protein translates to MFRFEHTELLYLLAIIPILAFVSLIIGRRRKKALERFGNPALLEPLMPGASSVRPIIKFYLMLLALTAIILTLAGPQFGTKLETVKRKGIEIIIALDVSNSMNAQDIQPSRLDRAKRAIFQLVDKLQNDKVGLVVFAGQAYTQLPITTDYASAKMFISSINTGIIPTQGTAIGAAINQSVRSFTSQEDINRAIIVITDGENHEDNAIQAAQAAAEKGIKVYTVGMGLPKGSPIPVPGGSKNTFMKDNQGNVVISKLNEGMLVEIANAGDAEFIAANNIRKGMNDLVDHLSKLEKSEMEAKIYTDYKNQFQYMALFALLFLLIDFIVLERKNKYLSKIKLFEEEDEK, encoded by the coding sequence ATGTTTAGATTTGAACATACAGAATTATTATATCTATTGGCTATTATACCCATTTTAGCCTTTGTCAGTCTGATCATCGGACGAAGAAGGAAAAAAGCACTGGAAAGGTTCGGAAATCCAGCATTACTAGAACCTCTTATGCCTGGTGCTTCTTCGGTGCGTCCTATCATTAAGTTTTACTTGATGTTGTTGGCTTTGACAGCCATCATACTCACATTAGCAGGACCTCAGTTTGGCACTAAATTAGAGACCGTGAAACGCAAAGGGATAGAAATTATCATTGCTTTGGATGTTTCCAATAGTATGAATGCACAAGATATTCAACCCAGTAGATTAGACAGAGCCAAAAGAGCAATTTTTCAATTGGTTGATAAGCTACAAAATGATAAAGTAGGTTTGGTTGTATTTGCAGGACAAGCTTATACACAGTTACCCATAACAACCGATTATGCCTCAGCTAAGATGTTTATCTCATCGATTAATACAGGCATTATTCCAACGCAAGGAACGGCCATTGGCGCGGCTATAAATCAATCTGTTCGTTCATTTACTTCACAAGAAGATATCAATCGGGCGATCATAGTTATCACCGATGGAGAAAATCATGAAGATAATGCTATTCAAGCAGCACAAGCAGCCGCTGAAAAGGGCATTAAAGTATATACGGTTGGAATGGGACTTCCTAAAGGATCTCCAATTCCGGTTCCTGGCGGAAGTAAAAACACCTTTATGAAGGATAACCAAGGCAATGTGGTCATCTCAAAACTTAACGAAGGAATGTTGGTTGAAATAGCGAATGCAGGTGATGCAGAGTTTATCGCTGCCAATAATATCCGAAAAGGAATGAACGATTTGGTTGATCACCTTTCAAAGTTAGAAAAGTCAGAAATGGAAGCTAAAATTTATACTGACTATAAAAATCAGTTTCAGTATATGGCTCTATTTGCTCTTCTTTTTCTGTTAATCGATTTCATTGTATTAGAGCGCAAGAACAAATACTTGAGTAAAATTAAACTGTTCGAAGAGGAGGACGAGAAATGA
- a CDS encoding vWA domain-containing protein, which produces MNNINFLHPDYFYLLLVLVPMIGWYIWKHKSAQASLQISTLKGFSAAPTSWKVHLRHLPVVLRSLAIAMIVVVLARPQSTNSSRDVITEGIDIVMTMDISSSMEALDFKPNRLEAAKDVASQFISARENDKIGMVIFAGESFTQCPLTTDKVVLINMMKDIKTHMVEDGTAIGLGLATAVNRIKDSQAKSKVIILLTDGVNNQGEIAPLTAAEIAKTFGIRVYTIGVGTKGIAQRPVQTPYGTRLIEEEVKIDEEMMQEISNITGGQYFRATNKDGLKHIYEEIDQLEKTKIEVKEYTKRSEKYMLWAILAALFILLEVFLKSTVLRNLP; this is translated from the coding sequence ATGAATAATATTAATTTTTTACATCCGGATTATTTTTACTTATTACTGGTATTAGTACCTATGATAGGTTGGTATATCTGGAAACATAAAAGTGCCCAGGCTTCGCTACAAATATCTACTTTAAAAGGCTTTAGCGCAGCGCCCACATCTTGGAAAGTTCATTTACGGCACTTGCCGGTTGTTTTGAGGTCGTTGGCCATTGCTATGATTGTAGTGGTATTGGCGCGCCCACAGTCTACCAATAGTTCCAGAGACGTCATCACGGAAGGAATAGACATTGTGATGACGATGGATATTTCATCGAGTATGGAAGCCTTAGATTTTAAGCCCAACCGATTAGAAGCCGCCAAAGATGTGGCCTCACAATTTATCTCGGCACGTGAAAACGATAAAATTGGAATGGTCATTTTTGCTGGTGAAAGCTTCACCCAATGCCCCTTAACCACAGATAAAGTGGTATTGATAAATATGATGAAGGATATTAAAACACATATGGTGGAAGATGGAACCGCCATTGGTTTGGGGCTGGCAACGGCGGTTAATCGTATTAAAGACAGCCAAGCCAAATCAAAAGTAATTATTCTATTAACGGATGGAGTAAATAACCAAGGGGAGATAGCCCCACTCACAGCTGCCGAAATAGCCAAAACATTTGGCATCCGGGTTTATACAATTGGAGTTGGAACCAAAGGTATTGCCCAGCGTCCTGTACAAACGCCCTATGGTACACGCTTAATAGAAGAAGAAGTTAAGATTGATGAAGAGATGATGCAAGAGATTTCTAATATCACAGGCGGACAGTATTTTAGAGCTACTAATAAAGATGGGCTAAAGCACATTTACGAAGAAATTGATCAACTGGAAAAAACCAAGATTGAGGTGAAGGAGTACACCAAACGTTCAGAAAAGTATATGCTCTGGGCAATTCTCGCAGCCTTATTTATATTGTTGGAGGTGTTTTTAAAAAGCACGGTGTTACGTAACCTACCATAA
- a CDS encoding DUF58 domain-containing protein codes for METAELLKRVRQIEIKTRGLSNNIFAGEYHSAFKGRGMTFSEVREYQYGDDIRNIDWNVTARFNHPYVKVFEEERELTVMLLIDVSSSRDFGTSFKYKKNIITEIAAVLAFSAIHNNDKIGVIFFSNKIEKFITPQKGRKHILHIIRQLISFTPENKTTNIGEALRYLTNAIKKRCTAFVISDFIDEDFENPLKIANQKHDVVALKIYDKRETEMPSVGLVKMKDAETGQYSWIDTSNMNVRKAFYRWWKENDENTKAIFRKCGIDNTSIRTDEDYVKSLMYLFKKRM; via the coding sequence ATGGAAACAGCAGAGCTTTTAAAGCGGGTTCGACAGATAGAGATTAAAACCAGGGGGCTGTCCAATAATATATTTGCAGGTGAGTACCATTCTGCCTTTAAAGGAAGGGGTATGACCTTTAGCGAAGTACGTGAATATCAGTACGGTGACGACATCCGCAATATTGACTGGAATGTAACAGCTCGTTTTAATCATCCTTACGTAAAGGTTTTTGAAGAAGAAAGAGAACTCACGGTTATGCTTCTTATTGATGTGTCAAGCTCCAGAGATTTTGGCACATCCTTTAAATACAAAAAGAATATTATCACTGAAATTGCGGCTGTCTTGGCCTTTTCGGCCATTCATAACAATGACAAGATAGGTGTTATATTTTTTTCTAATAAAATTGAGAAATTTATTACGCCACAAAAGGGTCGTAAACATATATTACATATCATTCGGCAACTAATTTCTTTTACACCAGAAAACAAAACCACCAATATTGGTGAGGCATTGAGATATTTGACCAATGCCATTAAAAAGAGATGTACAGCTTTTGTTATTTCTGATTTTATTGACGAAGATTTTGAAAATCCGCTGAAGATTGCCAATCAAAAGCATGATGTGGTGGCTTTAAAAATTTATGACAAACGAGAAACAGAAATGCCTTCGGTTGGCCTGGTAAAAATGAAAGATGCAGAAACAGGTCAGTACTCCTGGATTGATACGTCCAACATGAATGTGAGGAAAGCTTTTTATCGATGGTGGAAAGAGAATGATGAAAATACAAAAGCTATTTTTAGAAAGTGTGGTATTGATAATACTTCAATTAGAACCGACGAAGATTATGTAAAGTCACTAATGTATTTATTTAAAAAACGAATGTAA
- a CDS encoding AAA family ATPase, producing MEQSVDIRELNERIKNESSFVDLLTIEMNKVIVGQKHLIEGLLIGLLSDGHILLEGVPGLAKTLAINTLATIVDADFSRIQFTPDLLPADLLGTMIYSQKNEEFIIKKGPIFTNFVLADEINRAPAKVQSALLEAMQERQVTIGETTHKLQEPFLVMATQNPIEQEGTYPLPEAQVDRFMLKIVIDYPQKEEEQMIIRHNLAQSFPKASSILKPDDILRAREVVKDVYMDEKIEKYIVDIVFATRFPEQYNLEKYKEMISYGCSPRASISLSMAAKAYAFIKRRGYVIPEDVRAVCHDVMRHRIGLSYEAEANNITSIDVINDILNTIEVP from the coding sequence ATGGAGCAATCTGTTGATATAAGAGAGTTAAACGAGAGGATCAAAAACGAGAGTTCATTCGTGGATTTATTAACCATCGAAATGAATAAGGTAATCGTGGGCCAGAAACACTTAATAGAGGGTTTGTTAATCGGGTTATTGAGCGATGGACACATTCTTTTAGAAGGGGTTCCTGGCTTGGCAAAGACCTTAGCCATTAACACATTGGCTACTATTGTAGATGCGGATTTCAGCAGAATACAGTTCACTCCGGATTTATTACCTGCTGACTTGCTGGGTACAATGATTTACAGTCAAAAAAATGAAGAATTCATCATTAAAAAAGGACCTATCTTCACTAATTTTGTATTGGCCGATGAGATTAACCGTGCCCCGGCAAAGGTTCAAAGTGCTTTACTTGAAGCCATGCAGGAGCGTCAGGTTACCATTGGTGAAACTACCCACAAATTACAAGAACCCTTTTTGGTGATGGCCACCCAAAACCCTATAGAACAAGAAGGAACTTATCCCCTACCCGAAGCACAGGTAGACCGTTTTATGCTAAAAATTGTCATTGATTATCCTCAAAAAGAGGAAGAACAAATGATTATACGCCACAACTTGGCTCAATCATTTCCTAAAGCATCCTCAATATTAAAACCTGATGATATTTTACGGGCACGCGAAGTGGTCAAAGATGTGTATATGGATGAAAAAATAGAGAAATATATTGTTGACATTGTTTTTGCTACACGTTTTCCGGAACAATATAACCTGGAAAAGTATAAAGAAATGATTTCCTATGGCTGTTCTCCACGAGCTAGTATCAGCCTGTCTATGGCAGCCAAAGCATATGCTTTTATTAAACGCAGAGGTTATGTGATTCCCGAAGATGTACGTGCCGTTTGTCATGATGTAATGCGTCATAGAATCGGCCTGTCCTATGAGGCTGAAGCTAACAACATTACGTCAATAGATGTGATTAATGATATATTAAATACCATTGAAGTGCCATAG
- a CDS encoding (2Fe-2S)-binding protein, whose amino-acid sequence MSKFEDRDFVCKHMMLRKQDLVKVIHEKDLKTVEDIQDETNAATICGSCYDDLEDILQEELKKKKEKK is encoded by the coding sequence ATGAGTAAATTTGAAGATAGAGATTTTGTGTGTAAGCACATGATGTTAAGAAAACAAGATTTAGTAAAGGTCATTCATGAAAAGGATCTAAAAACAGTGGAAGATATTCAGGATGAAACCAATGCTGCTACAATATGTGGTTCCTGTTATGATGACCTGGAAGATATTTTGCAGGAAGAGCTAAAAAAGAAAAAAGAAAAAAAGTAA
- a CDS encoding YgaP family membrane protein has translation MQERIVRAIAGIFIITSVLLAVYVNINWLFFTGFVGLNLLQSSITKWCLMTDILSKLGVPK, from the coding sequence ATGCAAGAAAGAATCGTAAGGGCCATTGCAGGAATATTTATAATAACCAGTGTTCTATTGGCCGTTTATGTAAACATTAACTGGTTATTTTTCACAGGTTTTGTAGGACTTAACTTACTACAATCTTCCATCACCAAATGGTGTTTGATGACTGATATCTTATCCAAATTAGGGGTCCCCAAATAG
- a CDS encoding efflux RND transporter permease subunit, whose product MKTGFAGSLARMFIKSKLTPLLMVAFVIIGMYSSYLTPREEEPQIDVPIADIFLGYPGASPQEVESRIVAPIEKVISNIKGVEYVYSQSMPEQAMLIVQFYVGEDIERSLVKLYNEIMKNMDQMPAGITLPLIKTRSIDDVPAMGLTLWSETYDDYQLKRVAQELNGEIEKITDISETKIIGGRNREIQVILNRDRMTAVHMDPLMIAQQLKASNLQSSSGSFNEYNNEYLVTTGKFLQSAEEVSNLVIGVYQNSPVYMHQVATINDGPALPNSYVSFGYGKASMQKEVNPGEYSAVTISIAKRRGADAMRLAQQIEHKIDILKGELLPKDIHVEVTRNYGETASEKVSELLMHLLGAIIAVTFVVMLAMGWRGGLVVFISVPITFALTMFSYYFMDYTLNRITLFALVFVTGIVVDDSIIIAENMHRHFKMKQLPFFQAALKSIDEVGNPTILATFTVIAAVLPMVFVSGMMGPYMSPMPIGASIAMIFSLLVALMITPWLAYRLLKHDESNEDEKDYSLEKTLIYRIYDKTMRPMIEHKTKRWAFIITVTLMLFGSASLFLFKAVTVKILPFDNKNEFQVIVDMPEGTTLEQTANVTKELAAFLRNHELVTNYQTYVGTSAPINFNGLVRHYDLRKGSNVADIQVNLVSKKERDLQSHDIAKALRPRLQEIGKKFNANVKVVEVPPGPPVMSTMVAEIYGPDYESQKDVALQVKKLFETTESVVDIDWMVEDDQDEYKFNVDKEKAMLAGISTQQIVHAIHMNLRGTKVTNLFAENDHDQVGITLRMAEEDRSGIEDLKSINLKSQYGQMVAIGDLVNIEKATKEKSIFRKNQKPVVYVTADIAGKLESPVYAIMDISDRMDEIVIPKGYEIEEFYNGQPFVENNYGLKWDGEWQITYEVFRDLGTAFAVVLLIIYMLIVGWFQNLKVPFVMMVAIPLSLVGIVVGHWMLNAFFTATSMIGMIALAGIMVRNSILLIDFVNIRLAEGAPLKEAIIEAGAVRTTPILLTAGTVVIGAVVILFDPIFQGLAISLMGGTIASTFLTLLIVPLIYYMAEYKNHQAKGEKASVNVDPKSHAKAE is encoded by the coding sequence ATGAAAACAGGATTTGCAGGGTCATTGGCCCGAATGTTTATAAAATCAAAACTGACACCTCTTTTAATGGTTGCATTCGTAATCATTGGAATGTACAGTTCATACCTGACCCCTCGTGAAGAGGAGCCGCAAATAGATGTTCCTATTGCCGATATTTTTTTAGGATATCCAGGAGCCAGCCCCCAGGAGGTTGAATCAAGAATTGTTGCTCCCATTGAAAAAGTTATCTCTAACATAAAAGGTGTTGAGTATGTTTATTCTCAATCTATGCCGGAGCAAGCTATGTTGATTGTTCAATTCTATGTAGGTGAAGACATTGAACGTAGTTTGGTGAAGCTTTACAATGAGATCATGAAGAACATGGATCAGATGCCTGCGGGAATTACGCTTCCTTTAATTAAAACAAGGTCTATTGATGATGTTCCTGCCATGGGACTCACATTGTGGAGCGAAACATACGACGATTATCAGTTAAAAAGAGTAGCCCAAGAATTAAATGGGGAAATAGAAAAGATTACCGATATCTCAGAGACCAAAATAATAGGAGGTCGAAACCGTGAGATACAAGTTATTCTTAACAGGGATCGTATGACTGCTGTTCATATGGATCCTTTGATGATTGCTCAACAACTAAAAGCTTCTAATTTACAATCATCATCTGGTTCTTTTAATGAGTATAACAATGAATACTTGGTAACTACAGGTAAGTTCTTGCAGTCGGCCGAAGAAGTAAGTAATTTAGTTATTGGTGTATACCAAAATAGTCCTGTTTACATGCACCAAGTGGCTACAATTAACGACGGACCGGCCTTGCCTAATTCTTATGTTTCTTTTGGATACGGTAAGGCCAGTATGCAAAAAGAGGTTAATCCTGGCGAATATAGTGCTGTAACTATTTCTATTGCCAAAAGACGCGGTGCGGATGCTATGCGATTGGCCCAACAAATTGAGCATAAAATAGACATATTAAAAGGGGAATTACTTCCTAAAGATATCCATGTGGAGGTAACGCGCAATTACGGAGAAACAGCTTCAGAAAAGGTATCTGAATTATTGATGCACCTCCTGGGAGCCATTATTGCTGTAACATTTGTGGTGATGTTGGCCATGGGATGGCGCGGTGGTTTAGTAGTGTTTATTTCGGTACCTATCACTTTTGCTTTAACCATGTTCAGCTACTACTTTATGGACTATACACTCAATAGGATAACGCTCTTTGCTTTAGTTTTTGTAACTGGTATTGTGGTTGATGACTCTATTATTATCGCAGAAAATATGCACCGCCACTTTAAAATGAAACAACTACCATTTTTTCAGGCAGCTCTTAAGTCTATTGACGAAGTGGGTAATCCAACTATATTAGCCACCTTTACGGTGATTGCAGCAGTATTACCCATGGTTTTTGTTTCGGGTATGATGGGGCCTTATATGAGCCCAATGCCCATAGGTGCCTCCATCGCCATGATATTCTCCTTATTGGTTGCCTTAATGATTACGCCTTGGTTGGCATATCGCTTACTAAAGCATGATGAAAGCAACGAAGATGAGAAAGATTATTCTCTGGAGAAAACACTGATATATAGAATCTATGATAAAACCATGCGCCCTATGATTGAACATAAAACCAAACGTTGGGCATTTATTATCACGGTAACCCTTATGTTATTTGGTTCTGCCAGTTTGTTTTTGTTCAAGGCTGTTACTGTCAAAATCTTACCTTTTGACAATAAAAATGAATTTCAAGTTATTGTGGACATGCCAGAGGGAACAACATTGGAACAGACAGCCAATGTGACAAAAGAACTGGCTGCTTTTTTAAGAAATCATGAGTTGGTAACCAATTATCAAACTTATGTAGGTACCTCTGCCCCCATTAATTTTAATGGCTTGGTACGTCATTATGACTTGCGAAAAGGTTCTAATGTGGCCGACATTCAGGTAAATCTCGTTTCTAAAAAAGAAAGAGACCTACAAAGTCATGATATTGCCAAAGCATTGCGTCCTCGATTACAAGAAATTGGAAAGAAATTTAATGCCAATGTAAAAGTAGTGGAAGTTCCTCCCGGACCTCCGGTTATGTCAACTATGGTAGCTGAAATATATGGTCCTGATTACGAATCCCAAAAAGATGTCGCCTTGCAGGTGAAAAAACTATTTGAAACCACTGAGAGTGTAGTTGATATCGACTGGATGGTAGAAGATGATCAAGATGAATATAAATTCAATGTAGATAAGGAAAAAGCCATGTTGGCTGGTATTTCTACACAGCAGATTGTGCACGCCATCCATATGAACCTAAGAGGTACCAAAGTCACCAACTTGTTTGCTGAAAATGATCATGATCAAGTGGGCATTACCTTACGTATGGCTGAGGAAGATCGTAGCGGAATAGAAGATCTGAAAAGTATAAATCTAAAGTCTCAGTATGGTCAAATGGTTGCAATTGGTGATTTGGTGAATATTGAAAAAGCCACGAAAGAAAAGAGCATCTTCCGTAAAAATCAAAAACCTGTTGTTTACGTTACTGCTGACATTGCAGGCAAATTAGAAAGTCCTGTTTATGCCATCATGGATATCTCTGATCGAATGGATGAGATCGTAATTCCGAAAGGATATGAAATCGAAGAATTTTATAATGGGCAACCTTTTGTGGAAAATAATTATGGCTTAAAATGGGATGGTGAGTGGCAAATAACTTATGAAGTATTTCGAGACTTGGGTACCGCATTTGCTGTAGTTCTTCTGATCATCTATATGCTTATTGTGGGCTGGTTCCAAAATCTAAAAGTTCCTTTTGTAATGATGGTAGCCATACCTCTTTCACTGGTTGGAATTGTTGTGGGACACTGGATGCTAAATGCCTTTTTTACTGCAACATCAATGATTGGAATGATTGCATTAGCAGGCATCATGGTCCGAAACTCCATCTTACTTATTGACTTTGTTAATATCCGACTCGCAGAAGGAGCTCCCCTCAAAGAAGCCATTATTGAAGCTGGTGCAGTACGAACAACCCCCATTTTATTAACAGCTGGAACAGTTGTGATTGGCGCTGTGGTTATTTTATTCGACCCTATTTTTCAGGGTTTGGCTATTTCTTTAATGGGAGGTACCATTGCTTCCACATTCCTTACCTTACTTATAGTGCCTTTGATTTACTATATGGCAGAATATAAAAACCATCAAGCCAAGGGAGAGAAAGCTTCCGTTAATGTGGATCCTAAGAGTCATGCTAAAGCAGAATGA
- a CDS encoding efflux RND transporter periplasmic adaptor subunit — MNQSKLFMLVTVVAIILHGCGSHETEESNKAGALVKTSQVRASEVPKTYQYSGTIAAVKKSTISTRIMGQIDQIYAHEGDRVEKGQLLLAIRSNDIMAKKSQVEAGIIEADAAYKNAERDYNRISNLYKQASATQKELDDVSMHFNMAKARLEVAQKAKAEVEEMMTYAHIRAPYAGVITNLFVDAGDMANPGLPLLAVEALGEFEVMTRIPESEIDLVSKGDTVYIALKSCETNIKGFVSRVSSSSILSGAQFEVRISLLPTKMQEKALRSGMFAQVKLRKGSNEKIMISKDLIVNRGQLTGVWTVGESQAALLRWVRLGKSDANQVEVLSGLSEGDLLIVECQERLYDGMAVRL, encoded by the coding sequence ATGAATCAGTCTAAATTATTCATGCTAGTAACAGTTGTAGCAATAATACTACACGGTTGTGGCAGTCACGAAACAGAAGAAAGCAATAAAGCAGGCGCTTTGGTTAAAACATCACAGGTTAGGGCATCAGAGGTGCCTAAAACGTACCAATATTCCGGCACTATCGCAGCTGTAAAAAAATCAACAATAAGTACTCGTATTATGGGGCAAATAGATCAGATATATGCACACGAGGGAGATCGGGTAGAAAAGGGACAATTGTTATTGGCCATAAGAAGTAATGATATAATGGCAAAAAAAAGTCAGGTTGAAGCTGGTATTATTGAGGCTGATGCGGCTTATAAAAATGCAGAACGGGATTACAATAGAATAAGTAATTTGTATAAACAAGCAAGTGCTACGCAAAAAGAATTGGACGATGTAAGTATGCATTTTAATATGGCAAAGGCCAGACTAGAAGTGGCTCAAAAAGCAAAAGCTGAGGTAGAAGAAATGATGACATATGCCCATATACGTGCCCCCTATGCTGGTGTAATTACCAATCTTTTTGTGGATGCAGGTGATATGGCCAATCCTGGCTTGCCTTTGTTAGCTGTGGAAGCGCTCGGTGAGTTTGAAGTAATGACCCGGATACCGGAATCTGAAATTGACTTGGTGAGCAAAGGTGATACAGTTTATATAGCGCTAAAAAGCTGTGAAACAAACATCAAAGGATTTGTTTCCCGGGTAAGTAGTTCCAGTATATTGTCTGGTGCTCAGTTCGAAGTTCGCATTTCATTACTTCCAACTAAAATGCAGGAAAAAGCTTTAAGAAGTGGAATGTTTGCGCAAGTGAAATTGAGAAAGGGAAGCAATGAGAAAATCATGATCTCAAAAGATCTAATTGTCAATCGAGGTCAGTTAACTGGAGTCTGGACTGTTGGAGAATCCCAAGCTGCTCTTTTAAGGTGGGTACGACTGGGTAAAAGTGATGCCAATCAGGTGGAGGTACTTTCTGGTCTTTCGGAAGGTGATCTATTGATTGTTGAATGCCAAGAGAGATTGTATGATGGGATGGCTGTAAGATTATAG